The Vibrio metoecus sequence CACTAGCTTGGCCGGTTTTCCTTGATTATGGGTACTGTCAGCAACAGAGCCATCCTTGAGCTTGATCGTAAAATGCAGGGTAACTGCAGAGTTAGAGGCAATAGGGTTCACGTTATCACTACCTTGTTATTGTTTAACGAACGCCGCTTCACTTTATCGGAGACGGGCGGGCGCTGATGCCAGCCTTTATAGTAAAAAGCGCCCTCCGAATCAACGGACGGCGCTTGTGGTTATTTGCCGTAGTGTCTTTGCCTTACGGCGCAAAGCAGAGCACTAAGGCTGACTTGGTGCACTTTTCTTAGCGCGAAAACCATCGAGAATAATCATCGCTGCACCGATGCAGATCGCGCTATCCGCCAGATTGAACGCTGGCCAGTGGTAAGTACCCCAATAAAAATCGAGATAATCGACCACAAAACCATGCACGATGCGATCAAACACATTGCCCACGGCACCGCCAATGATCAGCGCATAAGCAATATTGTTCCACTTATCACTCGCCGGAAGGCGACGCATCCAGTAAGCGAGCATGCCAGTGACCACAAAGGCAATGCCAGTAAACAACCAACGCTGCCACCCTTCCTGATCACTCAGAAAGCTAAACGCAGCACCGTAGTTATGTACATAAAGCAGGTTAAAGAAAGGCAGAACCTCAATTCGGTTTGCCCAGCCATAGCCCATGTTATTCATCACCACTAGCTTAATCGCAATATCGGTAACGAACACCAGAAGCGCCAGCCACAGCCAGCGCACTCCGGATTGTTTAAGAGTCAGAGACGAATTCGACATGATGGTTAGCCCAAGTTACGCAAACTTGCGTACTTCGCCTTCACCCTCGACGTTAGACACACAGCGGCCACAAATCGTAGTGTGACCCGCAATCGTGCCTACATCAGGAGTGTGGTGCCAGCAACGGTCACACTTCTCAGCTTCCGTTTTGTTCACTTGAACAAACAGGCCATCAATGTCTGTTGCGTGCGCAGACTCACTCTTCTCAGCCAGTGGTTTCACCACTGCTTTTGAAGTCAGCAGGACAAAACGCAGCTCATCGCCCAGTTTCGCCAGCTTGCTCGCCAGTGCATCATCGGCAAACAGCACCAATTCCGCTTGCAGTGAGCCGCCGATCAGTTTTTCGTTACGAGCGTTTTCCAACAGTTTGTTGACTGAGCCACGCACTTTCTGAATATCATTCCAGAACGCGTTGTTCAGCTCTTCACCCTCTGCCAGACCAAATAGGCCATCGAACCATTCAGTGGTAAATACAAACTTGTCACGAGCGCTGCCGTCCGCTTTCTGCGCTGGCATCGCGTTCCAAATTTCATCAGCGGTGAATGACATGATAGGCGCCATCCAACGAACCAGAGCTTCAACGATGAAGAACAGTGCAGTTTGACAGCTACGCTGTGCATGGCCACCACGTTTCGCTGTGTATTGACGGTCTTTGATCACATCCAGATAGAATGACCCCATCTCGATTGAACAGAAGTTCATCAAACGCTGTACTACCGCGTGCAGGTTGTAATCCTGATACGCTTGGATGATTTCTTGCTGAGCAGCCAGTGCGCGGCCTACAGCCCAACGATCCAACGCCACCATGTCTTCAACAGGAATGATGTCTGTGGTTGGGTTGAAGCCATTCAGGTTAGCAAGGAAGAAGCGTGCGGTGTTACGAATACGACGATACGCATCCGCAGAACGCTTGAGGATCTCATCTGATACCGCCACTTCACCAGTGTAATCGGTTGAAGCAACCCACAGACGCAGAATATCCGCACCCAGCTTGTTGGTCACATCTTGTGGAGCAACCACGTTACCGATCGATTTCGACATCTTACGGCCTTGACCATCAACCACGAAACCGTGCGTCAACACTTCTTTGTAAGGCGCTTTGCCTTTCATCGCCACAGAAGAGATGAGAGATGATTGGAACCAACCACGGTGTTGGTCTGAACCCTCTAGGTACATATCCGCTTCTGCGCCGTTGAATTCGCTACGCGCATCCACAACCGCAGAGTGAGTCACACCTGAGTCAAACCATACATCTAGCGTATCCAGAACTTTCTCATAGTTGGCCGCGTCGTCTGCGCCAAGCAGCTCAGCAGAATCAAGATCCCACCATGCTTGAATACCTTTTTGCTCAACCAGTTGCGCCACTTTCTCAATCAGCTCGGCACTGTTTGGATGCAGTTCGGCGGTTTCTTTGTGCACGAACAGTGCAATTGGCACGCCCCAAGTACGTTGACGAGAGATACACCACTCAGGGCGACCAGCCACCATACCTTCGATACGGCTTTGACCCCAATCTGGCATCCATTGTACGCCTTTGATTGCCGTCAGAGCTTGTTCACGCAGACCGGCTTGTTCCATGGATACGAACCATTGTGGTGTCGCACGGAAGATGATCGGCGTTTTATGACGCCAACAGTGTGGGTAGCTGTGCTCATACGCGTGATGATGCAACAACGCGCCTTTTTCTTTCAGCACTTCCAACACAGAGTCATTGGCTTTGAATACATGTTGACCCGCAAACAGCTCAGTATCAGAAAGATACACGCCGTTTGAACCTACAGGGTTCGCCACTTCTAGACCGTATTTTTGACCTACTGCAAAGTCTTCTTGACCGTGACCCGGCGCAGTGTGAACCACACCCGTACCTGAATCGGTCGTTACGTGATCGCCCAAAATGGCTGGCACATTGAAGGCGTAGAATGGATGTTGGAACTGAACCAGTTCAAGATCCTCACCTTTCGCAAAACCAAGGTTATGGAAATGCTCAATACCCGCACGATCCATCACCGATTTTGCCAGCTCAGAAGCCACGATAATGCGCTCTGGTTGCTCACCTTCAACTTGGATCAGTACGTACTCTAAATCTTCACGCAGACACACTGCACGGTTTGCAGGTAGCGTCCAAGGCGTGGTTGTCCAGATAACGATCGACACGTCGCCTTTGCCTTCATGACCAGCATTCAGACCAAACTTAGCCAGAACTGCCGCTTCATCAGCAGCTTTAAAACGAACGTCAATCGAAGGAGAAACTTTGTTTTTGTACTCGACTTCCGCTTCAGCCAGTGCTGAACCACAGTCGGTACACCAGTGAACCGGTTTAAAACCTTTCAGCAGGTGGCCGTTATCAGCAATTTTGCCTAGTGCACGGATGATGTTGGCTTCAGTTACAAAGTCCATCGTGCGGTAAGGTTTATCCCACTCACCCATGATACCAAGACGTTTGAAGCTCTCTTTTTGGCCTTCAACTTGACCTGCCGCGTATTCACGACATTTTTCACGGAATTCAGCAGCGGTGACTTTTTGACCCGGTTTGCCCACTTTTTTCTCTACCATCAATTCGATAGGCAGACCATGGCAATCCCAACCTGGTACATAAGGCGCATCAAAACCAGAAAGGGTTTTGGATTTAATAATGACGTCTTTAAGAATCTTGTTCAGAGCGTGGCCAATATGAATATCACCGTTGGCGTAAGGAGGGCCATCGTGCAATACGAAAGATTTTTTGCCTTTTTTAGCCTGACGGATCGCACCGTACAGGTCTTCTTTGTACCAACGTTGCAGCATTTCTGGCTCGCGTTTGGCCAGATCGCCGCGCATTGGAAACCCTGTTTCAGGAAGGTTCAGGGTATCTTTATACTCACTCATCGATTCTTAATTCCGTTATATTGGGCGAAGTTAGACATGTTGTTGTTTGGTGGAATCAACCGAACAATTCTTAAGCTGACGCAGCCACACCCTTGCTGCTTCAGCATCCAATTCAATTTGTTGCTTTAATGCCTCAAAAGAGGCGAATTTGCGCTCATCACGTAGTTTATGTAACAGCGCGACTTCCAACTGCTTACCATACAGGTTGCCTTGGAAGTCAAAAAAGTGCACTTCAAGCTGTTGGCGAATGCCATCAACCGTCGGGCGATTACCGATATTGGCAACCCCACCGACTGGCGTTGGGCCTAAACCATACGCTTCAACCACATACACACCAGAAACGGGGGATACACAACGCTTCAGCGGAATATTCGCGGTAGGAAAGCCTATGGTTCGACCCAGTTTTTGGCCATGCGAGACACGACCACTGATGCTGTAATGACGCCCCAACATATCGGCTGCGCTAGTCAACTCATCTGCTGCTAGGGCTTCACGAATCGCAGTGCTACTCACTCTTAGCTGTTGTAAACAGAAACTTTGGGTGCTGACCACCTCAAAGCCGAGAGCCTGCCCCGCTTGCTGTAATAGAGCAAAGTTACCTTTGCGTTCTTTGCCAAAACAGAAATCGTCACCAACAACCAGAAACTTAACACCCAAACGAGCCACCAACAAGTCACGAATAAACGTGTGCGGATCCAACTGGGCAAAGTGGTGATTAAAATTCACACACAACAAGCGATCCACACCCAGTTTGCTCAGTTGGACAAACTTATCACGCAGACGAGTCAAGCGAGCGGGCGCTTGTTGTTTGGCAAATAGCTCTAAAGGCTGAGGTTCAAACGTCATCACCACCGAAGGTAACCCCATCTGCTGGGCACGCTGCACTACCTGACTGAGCACTTGTTGATGGCCAAGATGAACACCATCAAAGTTGCCAATCGTCAATACACAGCCCTGATGGCGAGATTGAATGTTATGAATACCGCGTATTAATTCCATCGGGAGATGCTTAAAACCTATATTTTCATTCTCATGGTGCGAAACTGGCGGATTATACCTAAAGCTCGCTACTCTGTCGCCGCTTTTAGATCTTTGAGGCGAACACCCAATAGCAACAAAATGGCCAGATAAGATACGACGCCAAGGCCAATCAAAGCTGTCAGCATAAGTGCACGCTGGCTGATACCCCAACTCAACCATGTCGCCATGTTGTCTAATTGCCACAAGAGAGCGCCAGTCATTACCGCTCCCGCCATCACTAGCCGCGCAACAAACCATACGGTTTTACGAGTTAAGTGATAGACGCCTTGTAAGTGCAAACCACGATAAAGCAGTGCCATATTCAGGAAAGCGGACATCGAAGTCGCGACCGCCAAGCCGACATAGCCGTAAAACCACGCAAAGATCGCGTTGAGTACGATGTTACTGACCATCGCGACAATGCCATAACGCACTGGGGTTTTGGTATCTTGGCGAGAGTAATAACCCGGCGCTAACACTTTGATCAGCATAAAACTGAGCAGACCGGAAGAGTAAGCCAGTAGCGAGTAAGAAGCCTGCTCTACATCACTAGGGGTAAATTCACCGCGCATAAACAGCACCATCAGCATCGGTTTCGCCAGTACCATCAGACCAAGCATGGCCGGAATACCGAGAAAAGTGACCATGCGAATCCCCCAATCCATAGTGTGAGCAAAACCATCACTATGAGCATCCACATGTTTACGCGACAAAGCAGGCAAAATCACCGTCGCGATGGCAATTCCAAATAAGCCGAGGGGAAACTCCAGCAGGCGATCCGAATAATAGAGCCAACTGATCGAACCGGTTTGCAGAAAACTGGCGACAAACGAGTCAAACAACAGGTTGATCTGGCTAACCGATACCCCAAACAGTGCAGGAATCATCAGTGTGCGAATTTTCATCACTCCAGGATCTTTCCAGCCCCATTTAGGCCTAACCAGCATTCCAGCTTTGATCAAAAATGGCAGTTGAAATAGAAACTGAACTAAACCACCTAAAAATACACCAATTGCCAGACCGACTTCTGGTTGTGCTAGATTTGGCGAGAGGTACCAAGCACAGAGGATCATCATCACGTTTAAGAAAACAGGCGTGAAAGAGGAGACGGCAAACTTACCTAAGGTGTTTAAAATTGCCCCAGACAAGGCAACAAAGGTAATAAACCACAAATAGGGAAAAGTAATTTTCAGCAGCAGACTGGCTAGCTCGAATTTTTCAGCCCCCGGACCACCATTAAGCCAATCGAGAAACCAACCCGCGCCAAATAATGCGGTCACAGCGCCAGATCCCAGTACCCCAACTAAAGTGACGATAGTCACCAAAACACCAAGAGTACCTGACGCTCTAGCGATCAATTCTCGGGTCTTGTTGATATCACCGGAGGCATGATATTCGGTTAATACAGGGACAAAAGCTTGGGAAAATGCCCCTTCCGCGAATAATCGGCGTAAAAAATTGGGAATTCGGTTGGCAAAAAAGAATACGTCAGCACTTGCGCCAGCGCCCATCAAATTGGCCACAACCACATCGCGCACTAAACCTAAAACACGAGAAATCAAAGTCATAGCACTTACAATGATGCCAGACTTGAGTAAGCGTTTACTCACGGTAACCTCGAACAAAGAGTCAAAACCACATTATCTGATTCGAAAGAATAAGAATGTCATAGTGAGATCAGATAAGTATTAGCATTGGTAAAAAAATGCTGATAGAATCCCCGCCATCTTAACCGCGAAGGCTCTTCGATACCAAGTTTGTTTGGTTCAGTTGGGTTTTTGCACAAATCATTTGACATTAAAGAGCAAATCGGGGATATTTCCCGCCCTTAAAATGTCACCGAACTAAGTTTTTGGGAGTTAGACCCTTGGCAAATAACAAATCTGCTAAGAAGCGCGCTATCCAAGCTGAGAAACGTCGCCAGCACAACGCTAGCCGTCGTTCTATGATGCGCACTTACATGAAGAAAACTGTTGCTGCAATCGCTGCTGGCGACAAAGAAGCTGCAACTGCTGCATTCGCTGTAGTTACACCAATCCTAGACCGCATGGCGACTAAAGGCCTTATTCACAAGAATAAAGCAGCTCGTCACAAGTCTCGCTTCTTTGCTGCGATCAACGCTCTGTAATAGAGTTTGCTCATCAGCAACAAAAAACCGGCTTATGCCGGTTTTTTTATCTCTTTTTTCGCCAACTTTCATGAGTTTTGGCAATAAAGACGATGTAAAAGCTCAATCATGGCTTTTACCTCTGTACTACTCAGCGTATAAAACACGGTTTGCGCTTCTTTACGAGTGTTAACTAAACCATCACGACGTAGCCACGCTAAATGTTGAGACAGAGCAGATTGGCTGAGTTCCAAACGGCTACTGAGCTCCCCTACCGACAGTTCATTGTCCAGTAACATACATAAGATTTGCAGTCGCCGCTCATTGGCCATCGCTTTGAGCAAAACTACCGCTTTGGCAGAATTTTTTTCCATCTCTTGGAGATTCATTGGTGCCCCCTTTAAATACGGCATTTTAATTCCAACCCATTCATTCACTTTTCTCTGTCGTTCTAATCACCGATGTCGTCATTCGGTTGAGTGATCATGATGGGTCGAAATGGTGAAAGCGGAGAAAACTCGCTGATAATGATAAAAAACTAATCAAGAACGCTAGTTTATTGTTTTCACTTATCATTGGGTAGTGATCAAAGACTTAACAGTGATAATTATTCACAAAAATAAGTTAGTAAAATCAGCATCACAGACATTTTTTACTGCTGGGTGCTGGATCATGCGTTCAGCGAAGATGACATAATACTCCTCTTTAATCTCATCCACATGTCCGATGAGTTTCAATGATGATTCCGCATCCACTTCTGAGACATAAAAAGAGGGAGCCATAAACACGGCATCACTGTGATAGATGGCAAACGCTTTCATTAAAGCAGAGTCATCAAATTCACCGAGAATATGCGGTTGTAATCCTTGCCGATCGAACCACTGTCTCACTTTGCGCCCCATTGCTGTCCTGCTGCCTGGCACGAGTAACTTTTTACTCTCTAAAATGGCCGGAAAAGGAGCAAAGTCAACTTCTCCAAAGCTAAAGAAGCTCATTCGGCTTTCCCCTAGTTTTTTACTAAAGAGGCCGGGACTTTGGCTAGAGTCGACGGGGCAATCAGACAAGATCATATCCAATTTGTGCTGCGCCAGCTGTTCTAGCAACATTTCATGGGTTGATTCAAAACAGCGCAGATGAATGCGGTTATCACCCGGCACAGAAGTTAGCAGAATTTTACTGACTAACCTTTTAGAGAGTGCATCCGCAACGCCAACATCAAAAAGCAGGTTTGAGCGCTGGCTGTAATTCACAATATCGAGCATCTCATAACTCAAACCAAACATGCGATCAGCGTACTTAAAGACCAACTGACCTAACTCGGTCGGTTCAATGCTACGACCATTTCGTTTGGTGAGCTTACCATCAAGCCGATCTTCCAAAGCTTTAATCTGACCTGTCACAGTTTGTGGGGTTAAAAATAGAGCATCGGCCGCTTTAGTGACAGAGCCTTGTTTGCACACCATCCAAAAGTAATAGAGGTGGTTGTAATTAAGATGAGACATAGATTGTTCTGCGCTGAAAACCGATGTTTTTTTATAGCAGATACGATCTTTAACAACAATAAATTCGTTCAAACCGAAGTAATCGTCATCTTAGGCTGAATTTTTCACAGTTTAAATAAAACCGCTGTCATAAATGGCGGGTGTTATTTCGCACACTTCCCAGTTATTTACACTTTGTTACAACCAAGTGCTATTTATCATCCACCTTACGAATCCTTTAAAAACAGTGAGATAAAATTAGATCTATCATTAAATCTTTTCGCCACCAGTAAGACTGCGCAATAACTCACCAGTTACATCTAAATGTCATATTAGTGAAATATTTCCTCTCTACGATTGCCTCGAATTCAACAACCGACCGATACCTTTAAAAAAACGGTCCACGGAGAAAATGATGATAAACCAAGCAACTTCCCCAACAGCGCCAATTTCGCTGACGACGAAAGGCCTACGTTGGGCAAACTTGGCTTTCATGCTGTATCTACTACTTCTTGCTGTCGCAATGGTCGGCAGCGGTTTTAAATGGGCAACCGGCGACCAAGCCAAAGTCCTGTTTGAATTTGCCTCTCACCCTGTTGCTGGTCTGATGATTGGTTTGGTGGCAACCGCACTGATACAGTCTTCAAGCACTGTTACTTCGATCATTGTAGGTTTAGTCGCGGGTGGCTTGCCTGTTGAAACAGCCATTCCTATGGTCATGGGTGCCAATATTGGTACAACGGTAACCAACACCCTCGTCAGCCTTGGTCACATGCGTTGTAAAGAAGAGTTTCGTCGCGCCTTTGCCAGTGCCACAATTCATGACTTCTTCAATCTACTCGCGGTACTGATCTTCCTTCCTTTGGAAATGATGTTCGGCATTTTAGAGAAAGTCTCTCATTGGCTGGTTTCTCCTTTGCTTGCGACTGGCGATATGAGCATGAAAGGCTTCGATTTCATCAAACCCATCACAAAACCAGTGATCAGCAGCCTTGAAGCACAACTTTCTGTATTGGGTGATACGTTCGGTGGTGTTGCACTCATCGTATTGGGTATTGCGACTATTTTCGTTGCCATTACTGTGATGGGCAAACTAATGAAAGGCCTGATGGTTGGCCGTGCACGTGAGATTTTACAAAACGCTATTGGCCGCGGCCCACTCCACGGGATTGCCTCCGGTACCGTAGTAACGGTTCTGGTACAGTCTTCTTCTACAACAACTAGCCTTATGGTACCTCTCGTAGGTTCAGGTGTTCTGAAAGTACGTGAAATCTACCCATTTACGCTAGGTGCTAACATCGGTACTTGTATTACAGCCTTGCTGGCAGCAACTGCGGTTTCAGGTGAGTTTGCCGTATTTGCTCTGCAAATCGCTCTGGTTCACTTAACTTTTAATATCATGGCGACCGTGCTCATCTATGGCATTCCTTTCTTACGTGAATTGCCAGTGAAAGGAGCTGAGTTAATCTCAACTTGGGCTTGTAAAAGCAAGATGGTCGTGGTGGGTTACCTTCTTGGAGTGTTTGTGGTAATTCCGGGTAGTATCCTTGCCCTCACCGCATAAGCTTTGCACCAGCGCAGAGTGACAAAAAAGCTCCCTAATCGGGAGCTTTTTTATTTTTACTGATTTCATTCCAGCTCTAACAACGTAAGCTTAAACCGAGAAGGGATACTGAATCGTATCGTGGAACTGATATCCGGTCACTTCAAAGTCATCTAACGTCACCCACGTTTCCAAATCATGCAGCGTTTTAATGTCTGGATTGATGTGAAACTGGGGCGCTGCAAATGGTTCACGTTTGAGCTGCACATCTCGCATCAATGGCAACTGATCTTCGTAAATATGTGCATTAACAATTTTGTGATAAGCCATGCCCGGCTTTTTACCGGTGATCTGCGCCATCAGTGCAAGGAACACATAAACCTGAACCATGTTGAAATTGAGCCCTAAAGGCACATCACATGAACGTTGGGTACTATTGAGATATAAGGTATCCCCCAACAGCGAAAAGTGGTGGCTGTACATACAAGGGCGCAGACACCCCATATGGAATTCGCCTGGATTGTAAAAGTTGAGGATTTCACCTCGGTCATCCACGCCACGCGTCAGATCATCGACAATTTTTTTCAGTTGGTCGATCTGGCCGCCATCCGGTTTTGCCCAAGCTCTGCCTTGAACTCCATACACTCGTCCCATGTCATCCTCACCTTTACGGTAAGGGTTATTGAGCCATGCCTGATTCAGGTTGGCATTAGCATCCCACGTTTTGGTACCTAACTTGCGAAAGTCTTCGGCATTATCATAACCACGAATGTAGCCCAGTAGCTCAGCGACAGCGGCTTTCCAAAAGCTCTTACGCGTGGTCACTAAGGGAAACTGATTGTTGCCCACATCATAAGTCAAATCGGCGTTAATCACGGTCAAACAACGTTTTGCTGTGCGTTCATTTTCAACCCAAACACCTTGATCGACGATGCGCTGACAAAGTTCTAAATACTGTTTCACCTGACTACCCTATTTTGCTGCAACACGATCTTGATATAAACCGCGCTTATAAGACCAAACCATCATCAAAATACCAATGATCACCATTGGTAAAGAAAGAATCTGCCCCATCGAAATGAAGCCACCAAACAAGCCCAATTGAGCATCTGGCTCACGGACGTATTCCACGAGGAAACGGAATGTACCGTAACCGGCTAAAAACAATCCAGACACACTGCCTAATGGACGAGGTTTACGGATAAACCAATTGAGGATAAAGAACAGAACCACACCTTCTAAGGCGAATTCATAAAGCTGAGAAGGATGACGTGGCAGTGGTCCACCATTTGGAAATACAAAAGCCCAAGGTACATCCGTCACTCGTCCCCAAAGCTCACTGTTCATAAAGTTACCAATACGTCCCATTCCTAAACCAAACGGAACCAAAGGAGCAACAAAATCTGCCACCCCAAAGAACGTTCGTTGGTTTTTATGGGCATACCAGAACATAGCGGTAATCACACCCAATAAGCCACCGTGGAAGGACATACCGCCAGTCCAGACTTTAAAAAGATAAAGAGGGTCAGCAAGGAACAGATCAAAGTTATAGAAAATCACATAGCCGACACGCCCCCCCACCACCACACCAAGGAAACCCGCGAACAACAAATCAGAGACTTGCTCACGTGTCCAGCCACTGTCAGCACGATCAGCGCGTCGATTGGCTAGCCACATCGCAAAAAGAAAACCAACCAGATACATCAAGCCATACCAACGTACAGACAGAGGGCCGATAGAAAACAATACGGGGTCTATATTGGGAAACTGCAGATAACCCTGAGACATAGCAAACCTTCTCTTAAAAAATTAGTGAGATTACTGAAACAACATGGTCGCAGCAACGCACATCAAAAACACCGCAAAAAATCTTTTGAGTCTCGCGGTAGGCATTTGGGTGGCAAGCTTAGCACCAATACGCGTGGTTAGTATCGAGGTGCTAGCAATCGCAAGCAGTGCCGGAATGTAAACGTAGCCAATACTGTATTGCGGCAGATTGTCCACCTGATAGCCATGTAAGATAAAACCAATCATTCCCGAAATCGCTATCGCAAAACCGCACACCGATGAAGAACCTACCGCTTTTTTCATCTCAATGCCATGTCGATTCAAAAAAGGCACAGAGAGTGAACCGCCGCCAATCCCCGCAAGGCTGGAAACCACACCAATCCCTGTACCACACAATGTTGTGATCAACGCATTCGGCATTGGGTAATGATGTTGCATGCGAATGGAGCGAAACATCTGCACGCTCAAGAAAAAGACAATCACCCCAAATACTTTGGGTAAATATTGGCTTGGAATCCACTCGGCAACAACCGATCCGAAAAAGCCCCCAACTACCACCCCGGGCATCAGCCATTTGACGACAAAGAGATCAACGTTGCCTAATTTTAGGTGGTTTAACGCCGATGAACCCGAGGTGAGAATGATGGTTGCCAATGACGTTGCCAAAGCAAGCTGCATGACAATATCCGCAGATATCCCCGCATAAGGTAATAAAAACAGCAAAGCAGGAACAACCACTAAGCCACCACCAATACCAAGCAGACCAGCAAGCACACCCACTACCGCCCCTAAAAGCAGCAGTAAAGCTAAGAGTTCAATATTCACATTTGGTTCCTATTTTTTACCTGCGCGCACAAAACCCGCAAAGCCATGCTTTTCGATATAAGCGAGCATCATGTTATAGATTTCTCGCCCATAAGGTTGAGTTAACGCATGGTCAGCCAGCTGTTTAAGTTCAGCCAGTTCAGAATGGCGCACCAGATATTTCACTTTCGCAACGTTGGAAGTGTTCATACTCAAGGTGGTATAGCCTAAGCCAATCAACAGCAAAGCGCCAATCGGATCGCCGGCTAATTCCCCACAGACACAGACAGGGATCTGGTGAGTAGCACAAGTTACTTGGATCTGCTTGAGTGCCATCACTACGGCAGGATGCATGGATTCGTAGACATCTGCTACACGCGCATTGTTACGATCCACGGCTAACAGATATTGAGTGAGATCGTTGGTCCCTACGGAGACGAAATCAATTTTATCTGCAATCAGTGGTAACAGATACAGCATCGAAGGCACTTCGATCATGATGCCAATTTGCGGCATGACCACTCGCGGATCGAGCTGCGATACTTCTTGATATGCTTGGTAAATAAACCTCAACGCATCATCGAGCTCTTTTGCGCCAGAAATCATCGGTAACAAAATCGATAAATTGCCAGATTCCGCACTGGCTTTGATCATCGCTCTCAACTGAATAATGAAAATATCCGGATGGTCTAAGGTAAAACGAATGCCACGCCAACCGAGAAACGGGTTATCTTCCTCAATCGGTAAATAAGGCAAAGGCTTATCACCCCCGATATCCAAAGTACGCATCACAACGCGTTGATGTGGGTACATATTCAGTACATGGCGATATTGCTGGGTTTGTTCTTCTTCAGAAGGAAAACGATGTTGTAACAAGAACGAAATTTCAGTGCGATACAAGCCAACACCATCCACGCCCTGATTGACAGCAATGCTAGTATCAGCACTCAGCCCAGCGTTCAATAGTAGCTCAATTCGTTCTCCATCAAGCGTAAACGCGGGCTCACGAATCGCATCGTTAACCATGCGTGACAGCTCACGCTCTTCTGTCGCTAACGCACGATATTCATTGAGAATGGTTTTGGATGGCGAGATAAAAACTTTGCCACTATAGCCATCCACAATCCCTTTCTTACCGTTGATATCTCGTAAATTCAGGGAAACGCCCATGACAGCAGGGATCCCTAAAGCACGCGACAAAATCGCGGCATGAGAATTTGCCGCGCCTTCAAGAGAGACTACCGCTAACAGCTTATCTTTAGGGAGCGCAGCCAAAATACTCGCAGTCAGCTCTCGCACCACCAAGATCACAGGTTTGT is a genomic window containing:
- a CDS encoding ArsR/SmtB family transcription factor, whose amino-acid sequence is MNLQEMEKNSAKAVVLLKAMANERRLQILCMLLDNELSVGELSSRLELSQSALSQHLAWLRRDGLVNTRKEAQTVFYTLSSTEVKAMIELLHRLYCQNS
- the nhaR gene encoding transcriptional activator NhaR, coding for MSHLNYNHLYYFWMVCKQGSVTKAADALFLTPQTVTGQIKALEDRLDGKLTKRNGRSIEPTELGQLVFKYADRMFGLSYEMLDIVNYSQRSNLLFDVGVADALSKRLVSKILLTSVPGDNRIHLRCFESTHEMLLEQLAQHKLDMILSDCPVDSSQSPGLFSKKLGESRMSFFSFGEVDFAPFPAILESKKLLVPGSRTAMGRKVRQWFDRQGLQPHILGEFDDSALMKAFAIYHSDAVFMAPSFYVSEVDAESSLKLIGHVDEIKEEYYVIFAERMIQHPAVKNVCDADFTNLFL
- a CDS encoding Na/Pi symporter, producing MINQATSPTAPISLTTKGLRWANLAFMLYLLLLAVAMVGSGFKWATGDQAKVLFEFASHPVAGLMIGLVATALIQSSSTVTSIIVGLVAGGLPVETAIPMVMGANIGTTVTNTLVSLGHMRCKEEFRRAFASATIHDFFNLLAVLIFLPLEMMFGILEKVSHWLVSPLLATGDMSMKGFDFIKPITKPVISSLEAQLSVLGDTFGGVALIVLGIATIFVAITVMGKLMKGLMVGRAREILQNAIGRGPLHGIASGTVVTVLVQSSSTTTSLMVPLVGSGVLKVREIYPFTLGANIGTCITALLAATAVSGEFAVFALQIALVHLTFNIMATVLIYGIPFLRELPVKGAELISTWACKSKMVVVGYLLGVFVVIPGSILALTA
- a CDS encoding thymidylate synthase produces the protein MKQYLELCQRIVDQGVWVENERTAKRCLTVINADLTYDVGNNQFPLVTTRKSFWKAAVAELLGYIRGYDNAEDFRKLGTKTWDANANLNQAWLNNPYRKGEDDMGRVYGVQGRAWAKPDGGQIDQLKKIVDDLTRGVDDRGEILNFYNPGEFHMGCLRPCMYSHHFSLLGDTLYLNSTQRSCDVPLGLNFNMVQVYVFLALMAQITGKKPGMAYHKIVNAHIYEDQLPLMRDVQLKREPFAAPQFHINPDIKTLHDLETWVTLDDFEVTGYQFHDTIQYPFSV
- the lgt gene encoding prolipoprotein diacylglyceryl transferase; the protein is MSQGYLQFPNIDPVLFSIGPLSVRWYGLMYLVGFLFAMWLANRRADRADSGWTREQVSDLLFAGFLGVVVGGRVGYVIFYNFDLFLADPLYLFKVWTGGMSFHGGLLGVITAMFWYAHKNQRTFFGVADFVAPLVPFGLGMGRIGNFMNSELWGRVTDVPWAFVFPNGGPLPRHPSQLYEFALEGVVLFFILNWFIRKPRPLGSVSGLFLAGYGTFRFLVEYVREPDAQLGLFGGFISMGQILSLPMVIIGILMMVWSYKRGLYQDRVAAK
- a CDS encoding sulfite exporter TauE/SafE family protein translates to MNIELLALLLLLGAVVGVLAGLLGIGGGLVVVPALLFLLPYAGISADIVMQLALATSLATIILTSGSSALNHLKLGNVDLFVVKWLMPGVVVGGFFGSVVAEWIPSQYLPKVFGVIVFFLSVQMFRSIRMQHHYPMPNALITTLCGTGIGVVSSLAGIGGGSLSVPFLNRHGIEMKKAVGSSSVCGFAIAISGMIGFILHGYQVDNLPQYSIGYVYIPALLAIASTSILTTRIGAKLATQMPTARLKRFFAVFLMCVAATMLFQ